From a single Silene latifolia isolate original U9 population chromosome 6, ASM4854445v1, whole genome shotgun sequence genomic region:
- the LOC141587269 gene encoding protein LURP-one-related 11-like — protein MAPKIHPHLLSANNSVSSSEEREKYTIWLKSLVLSSNGCTIYDSNGNLAYRIDNYDTKCSSQVFLMDLKGNVLCTLLRKKLRLNEHWNGYMCDQVKKVKPWFQVKKISKVLSKKNNGFSCQVVLGGDKSQTTSCFKIQGCPQKSEFNIIRGDGALAAEIKRKQSVGGVMLGNDVLSLEMVSNMDRSFIISLVVVHGLISHKI, from the exons atggcACCAAAGATACACCCTCATTTGTTATCTGCTAATAATTCCGTTAGCTCATCAGAAGAACGAGAGAAATACACAATATGGTTGAAGTCCCTTGTGCTTAGTAGCAATGGTTGTACCATTTATGATTCTAATGGCAATCTTGCTTATCGTATCGATAATTACGACACCAAGTGTAGTAGCCAAGTTTTTCTTATGGATCTTAAGGGAAATGTCTTATGCACTTTGTTAAGAAAG AAGTTGAGATTAAATGAGCATTGGAATGGTTACATGTGCGATCAAGTAAAGAAAGTGAAGCCATGGTTTCAAGTAAAGAAAATAAGCAAAGTTTTGAGCAAGAAAAATAATGGATTTTCATGTCAAGTGGTTTTAGGAGGTGATAAATCACAAACAACATCTTGCTTTAAAATCCAAGGTTGTCCTCAAAAATCCGAGTTCAATATTATACGAGGCGACGGAGCTTTGGCTGCGGAGATTAAGAGAAAACAGTCGGTAGGAGGTGTAATGTTGGGAAATGATGTATTGAGCTTGGAGATGGTTTCTAACATGGATCGTTCATTCATTATCTCCCTTGTTGTGGTTCATGGGTTGATATCTCATAAAATATGA